Proteins encoded by one window of Aphidius gifuensis isolate YNYX2018 linkage group LG2, ASM1490517v1, whole genome shotgun sequence:
- the LOC122850036 gene encoding uncharacterized protein LOC122850036 isoform X2 → MGSRLKNLLLNIVVLIFFICKNYANEIPIENEEIDYRLPNSVIPKSYEIRMVTDMENLEFTGDVKIEALIKNETDKIILHHGNIEIQSYSVKLLKNNVTTKVSILNTTYDKKTEKYTIFLKKILEKDSKIIIAINSNGTLSDNMIGFYKSSYFDDKGNIKWLAATQFQATHARHAFPCFDEPGFKATFKVEISRTEKYKSLSNMPKADEKYIKEDKIYWDFYEISKPMSTYLCAFIIADFVNSKNGSISVWTRPEYIKQASYALDIGNKSLDYFNKLFDEPYHLEKLDMIALPDFAAGAMENWGLVTYKESRMLYSPDESSDSAQQTVASVIAHELAHNWFGNLVTPQWWDTLWLSEGFARYYEYFATAKIESTWKYDQQFVVNVLQNIFNLDGLDHSKPMTRSVKTTSDIGKSGDKITYDKGASIIRMMDQTFGSSTFNKAVVAYLKNNRYGSTVPDDLWNEIQKQIITDKIIIPIQVKTIMDSWTTQSGYPVVNVTKNKNIIKINQERFFIRNPKNISKNKTWWIPLTWTTKSQMDFKSTAPKKWFEKKTDKINLAINNDDLFILNIQQTGFYRVNYDRDMWYQIINVLKGSSFKDIHEINRAAIIDDLLNLARAGYISYDIALDGLQYIVHEDNYIPLKSAFVGLDYLEKRFAGQPNYELFANHILNLISRITVTLDFDDKILDNKFDILLRAEVNRWACKLNHKACIDKSIKHFSSFTSAEKPVPKNQRATVYCSSIRHGSHSDWTKLWDRYLSSDSAAEKTVILQSLGCSRNETTLENYLLSAIGDFEITHVRRQDSVSIFAAVSNSGLFGAEYILNFVDKYHLKMKAYYGSYENVAEIVATASERFSTQKLVDKFSQFIIKNKKSFESIIDQLNDSLELAKFELDWYKKNSYTILKWIRNNNYDNSNKYRLPTSIIPKSYKIQVIPELYPTFTFNGTVEIVTTVVEETEIVVFHTKEIEFINIDLSVNDTPLKIINQTEDKLYQVMIITLANSVPKESELLINISYKGQLNTEMRGFYRSSYVDDKNNTRWLASTHLEPVGARRMLPCFDEPGFKATFELSVGRLKDYVAVSNTKLIGSITNGDRILDSFEKTPVMSSYLLALIVSDFKKITDKKIYSAWARPNVIDQANYAVSVISPVINYFEKSLGHTYQLSKLDMAAIPDFASGAMENWGLITYKETNMLYHENHTPITSKQSIINVIAHEIAHQWFGNLVSPKWWSVVWLSEGFARYYQYHTTAKIESSWQLESQFIVEQLQKSFETDGLPSSHPMTHDVNTPSEISAIFDDISYAKGASVLRMIEKVIGPELFNKSLTSYLEDRKYNSVVPDNLFDAMQKQVDITKLNITKIMNTWTTQAGFPVVHVERTDKIINLKQERFLLKNPDNIDVNNTWWIPITWASKSNPDFSKTAPTNWLSSSTASITINNPKNEWFILNVQQSGYYRVNYDSDSWKSIIDVLKSDKFKDIHEINRAAIIDDLLNLARANYVDYSVALSATEYLIQETDYIPWRAAFNGFTYLNKVFAGKDIYNLYKTHILTSLKPIYKKLGSNEIKGESHVDKILRRYIFNWACEFNDQDCIDKSMELFAAWRANETQLVPVNLRNTVYCVAMKYGTVEDWEFLNGKINSTNVNTEKDLITSSLKCTKNSLISVLNDKNEIIVDKNMTRGKDEDDWYDLHGPRIFEWLDKKYPSKDYRLPTTVKPLKYKIYLTPFLVEKNFTFNGEVEIKMQAKTNVSSVVLHADKLTIQKITTRIDSVKLLEVSSYQLNSTTQKLTIYFNKFVQADTKFYVTIHYTGILNNKMEGFYRSSYEDNTGKTHWLASTQFEKFGARQAFPCFDEPEFKANFTVNIERPNEYHTRSNMALKSSIASLLENFTWDTYEESVPMSSYLVAFVVSDFVNISNEHGNFSVWARPNAIEDAQISLYYGEKSLSFLENYTGIEYPLSKVDMVAIPDFAAGAMENYGLVTFREYGLLVQEDVTSSLYLRYMATTIAHELVHFWFGDLVTCQWWDRLWLNEGFAEYLEWVVIDGITPEWKIMDQFAVYELQVALAKDSDATMRPMNNIMQTPYDSGEGNNAIIYGKAASVIHMMRCGFGEKIFQKGLNIYLSNNQYDTGTSEKLWSALQESADSVGGISSVDEDVEDLMNSWASQPGYPLLSVSVTEKSIELSQERFLITGKNESLETKPYWIPISYATKSEPNFNRTSPVFWFGKRNESFDNPDIVHDEWYIVNVKQSGFYRVNYNLENWENLIEALKHDNFDGIHEINRAQIIDDLLNMAQGKWVSYELALDATKYLENEIDLLPWRSFFNGVAYLIDRFEGQAIEPIFKNYILKLIENVYKEVGFVRSPLDSHMDGLKRQVILSWACKFDHIHCVDQSRSLFNQLKENKTKIDRDARPALYCTALKYGDYNDWIFLWEEYKKSNLESEKITILNSLGCSRNKTAIDYYFNILLSRDTAIRDQNVDLIISSVYKADGFGVNITLEYLMSNYKKLYDYYGSWNDVASIFNGVAGKISTQIQIDKLENFILETPGIIEISKSLNSSLMIARDNLEWYNNHSTIILSWLNGPTEPKPSGSNSIHVTGLFLTGVSFIFLIILNVTF, encoded by the exons ATGGGTtctagattaaaaaatttactgctAAATATagtggttttaattttttttatttgtaaaaattatgcAAATGAAATACcaattgaaaatgaagaaattgatTATCGTTTACCAAATTCCGTGATACCAAAATCATACGAAATTAGAATGGTAACAGATAtggaaaatttagaatttactGGAGATGTTAAAATAGAAGcactaattaaaaatgaaacagacaaaattattttgcatcATGGAAATATCGAAATACAATCATAcagtgtaaaattattaaaaaataatgtaacaaCAAAagtttcaatattaaataccacatatgataaaaaaactgaaaaatatacaatttttttaaaaaaaatattagagaaAGATTCTAAAATTATCATTGCAATTAATTCCAATGGAACTTTGTCTGACAATATGATTGGTTTTTATAAAAGTTCATACTTCGATGACAAAGGAAATATCAA aTGGTTAGCTGCAACACAATTTCAGGCAACTCATGCAAGACATGCATTTCCATGTTTTGATGAGCCTGGATTTAAAGCAACTTTTAAAGTTGAAATATCTCgaactgaaaaatataaatcattgaGCAACATGCCTAAagctgatgaaaaatatat taaggaagacaaaatatattgggatttttatgaaattagtAAACCCATGTCAACGTACTTGTGTGCATTTATAATAGCTGATTttgttaattcaaaaaatggaAGTATAAGTGTTTGGACACGACcagaatatataaaacaagcaAGCTATGCTTTAGATATTGGAAATAAAagtcttgattattttaataaactttttgatGAGCCTTATCATCTAGAAAAATTGGATATGATTGCTCTTCCAGATTTTGCTGCTGGTGCAATGGAAAATTggg GTCTCGTAACATACAAGGAATCTCGAATGTTATATAGCCCAGATGAGTCATCAGATTCAGCCCAGCAAACAGTTGCATCTGTCATAGCCCATGAATTAGCCCACAattg gTTTGGCAATTTAGTGACACCACAATGGTGGGACACACTTTGGTTGAGTGAAGGTTTTGCTAGATACTATGAATATTTCGCAACAGCTAag attGAATCAACATGGAAATATGATCaacaatttgttgttaatgtattacaaaatatttttaatcttgatGGATTGGACCATTCAAAACCAATGACAAGAAGTGTAAAAACAACTTCAGATATTGGTAAAAGTGGTGATAAAATAACGTATGACAAGGGTGCAAGTATTATCAGAATGATGGATCAAACTTTTGGTTCGTCAACATTCAACAAAGCAGTGGTagcttatttaaaaaataa tcgTTATGGATCTACAGTACCAGATGATCTTTGGAatgaaattcaaaaacaaataattactgataaaataattattccaaTACAAGTTAAAACTATCATGGATTCATGGACAACACAATCTGGATATCCAGTTGTAaatgtaacaaaaaataaaaatattattaaaataaatcaagaacGTTTTTTCATCAgaaatccaaaaaatatatcaaaaaataaaacctggTGGATACCACTAACATGGACAACAAAATCACAAATGGACTTTAAATCAACAGCGCCAAAAAAatggtttgaaaaaaaaacagataaaattaatcttgcaataaataatgatgatttgtttattttaaatattcaacaaacag gttTTTACCGTGTAAATTATGATCGGGATATGTGGTATCAGATAATAAATGTTCTCAAAGGTTCATCATTTAAAGATATACATGAGATAAATCGTGCTGCAATTATTGATGACTTGTTGAATTTAGCTAGAGCTGGTTATATTAGTTATGACATTGCATTGGATGGACTTCAATATATTGTTCATGAAGATAATTATATTCCTTTAAAATCGGCATTTGTTGGTTTGGATTATTTGGAAAAACGTTTTGCTGGACAACCAAATTACGAACTTTTTGCt AATCATATTCTCAATTTAATTTCCCGGATCACCGTGACATTGGATTTTGATGATAAGattcttgataataaatttgatatacttTTACGAGCAGAGGTCAATCGTTGGGCTTGTAAATTAAATCACAAAGCatgtattgataaatcaataaaacatttttcatcatttacaTCTGCTGAAAAACC agttCCAAAGAATCAAAGAGCAACTGTTTATTGTTCATCGATAAGACATGGATCACACTCAGATTGGACAAAGCTGTGGGATCGTTATCTATCATCAGATTCTGCTGCTGAAAAAACAGTCATTTTGCAAAGCCTTGGATGTTCACGAAATGAAACAACCCttgaaaa TTATCTACTGTCTGCAATCGGTGATTTTGAGATCACTCATGTCCGTAGACAAGATAGTGTTTCAATATTTGCAGCTGTATCAAATTCTGGATTATTTGGTGcagaatatatattaaattttgtcgataaatatcatttaaaaatgaaagcaTA ctATGGTAGTTATGAAAATGTAGCTGAAATAGTTGCAACAGCATCAGAAAGATTTTCAACACAAAAactagttgataaattttcacaatttataataaaaaataaaaaaagctttgagAGTATTATTGATCAGCTGAATGATTCTTTAGAGCTGGCAAAATTCGAGCTTGattggtacaaaaaaaattcatacactattttaaaatggattcgtaataataattatgataatagtAACAAGTATCGTCTTCCAACAAGTATAATTCCAAAGAGTTATAAAATCCAGGTTATTCCTGAGTTGTATCCTACATTTACATTCAATGGAACTGTCGAAATAGTAACAACTGTTGTTGAAGAAACAGAAATTGTAGTTTTTCATACAAaagaaattgaatttataaatattgatttgagTGTAAATGACACAcctttaaaaatcatcaaccaAACAGAAGACAAGTTATACCAAGTGATGATTATTACTTTGGCTAATTCAGTACCAAAAGAATCTgaacttttgataaatatttcttaCAAAGGCCAATTAAATACAGAGATGAGGGGTTTTTATAGAAGTTCATACGTTGATGATAAGAATAATACCAG ATGGCTAGCTTCAACTCATCTTGAACCAGTTGGTGCCAGAAGAATGCTTCCCTGTTTTGATGAGCCTGGATTTAAAGCAACATTTGAGCTAAGTGTTGGCAGATTAAAAGATTATGTTGCTGTAAGCAATACAAAACTCATTGGCAGTATTACAAA tgGAGATCGTATTCTGGATTCCTTTGAAAAAACTCCAGTGATGTCTTCATACTTGTTGGCTTTGATAGTgtcagattttaaaaaaataactgataaaaaaatttattcagctTGGGCAAGACCAAATGTTATTGATCAAGCAAATTATGCTGTGTCTGTTATTTCAccagtaataaattattttgaaaaatcactCGGACATACGTATCAATTGTCAAAGCTAGACATGGCTGCAATACCTGATTTTGCATCTGGAGCTATGGAAAATTGGGGTTTAATAACATACAAAGAAACAAATATGCTTTATCATGAAAATCACACACCAATAACatcaaaacaatcaattataaatgttattgcCCATGAAATTGCACATCAATG gTTTGGCAATTTGGTCTCACCAAAATGGTGGAGTGTTGTGTGGCTCAGTGAAGGATTTGCTAGATATTATCAGTATCACACAACAGCAAAA attGAATCATCTTGGCAACTTGAGTcacaatttattgttgaacAATTACAAAAATCTTTTGAAACTGATGGTTTACCTTCAAGTCATCCAATGACTCATGATGTTAATACTCCATCTGAAATAAGTGCAATATTTGATGACATATCATATGCCAAAGGAGCCAGTGTTTTGAGAAtgattgaaaaagttattggtCCTGAACTTTTTAACAAATCGTTGACTTCTTATCTTGAAGATAg aaaatataactCAGTGGTTCCTGATAATCTTTTTGATGCTATGCAAAAACAAGTtgatattacaaaattaaatataacaaaaattatgaatacATGGACAACACAAGCAGGATTTCCTGTGGTACATGTTGAAAGaactgataaaataattaatcttaAACAAGAACGtttcttattaaaaaatcctgataatattgatgttaataatacaTGGTGGATTCCAATAACTTGGGCATCAAAATCAAATCctgatttttcaaaaactgCACCAACAAATTGGCTGAGTTCATCAACTGCATCAATTACAATTAACAATCCTAAAAATGAATGGTTCATTCTAAACGTTCAGCAATCTG ggtATTATCGTGTTAATTATGACAGTGATTCTTGGAAGTCAATAATCGATGTTCTGAAGAGTGATAAATTCAAAGATATACATGAAATTAATCGTGCagcaattattgatgatttattaaatcttGCAAGAGCAAATTACGTTGATTATTCAGTTGCATTATCAGCAactgaatatttaatacaagAAACTGATTATATACCTTGGAGAGCTGCTTTTAATGGTTTTACTTACTTGAATAAAGTGTTTGCTGGAAAAGATATCTACAATTTGTACAAA ACACACATACTGACAAGCTTGAAgccaatttacaaaaaattaggatcaaatgaaattaaagGAGAGTCtcatgttgataaaatattgagaagatatattttcaattgggCTTGTGAATTTAATGATCAAGATTGTATTGATAAATCCATGGAGCTATTTGCTGCCTGGAGAGCAAATGAAACacaatt agtTCCAGTTAATTTACGAAATACTGTTTACTGTGTTGCCATGAAATATGGAACAGTTGAAGATTGGGAATTTcttaatggaaaaattaattcaactaaTGTTAATACCGAAAAAGATTTGATAACAAGTTCACtaaaatgtacaaaaaattcattaatttctgtgctgaatgataaaaatgaaataattgtaGACAAAAATATGACAAgaggaaaagatgaagatgattGGTATGATCTTCATGGTCCTCGTATTTTCGAATggcttgataaaaaatatccaagcAAAGATTATCGACTTCCAACAACAGTTAAACCActgaaatacaaaatttatttaacaccatttttggttgaaaaaaattttacatttaatggTGAAGTTGAAATTAAGATGCAGGCAAAAACAAATGTATCCAGTGTTGTTCTTCATGCAGATAAATTGactatacaaaaaattacaacaagaATAGATTCTGTTAAACTTTTAGAAGTCTCAAGTTACCAGCTCAATTCTACTACTCAAAAATTAAcgatttatttcaataaatttgtaCAAGCAGAtactaaattttatgttacaaTACATTATACTggaatattgaataataaaatggaaGGATTTTATAGAAGCTCTTATGAAGACAATACTGGAAAAACACA ttgGCTTGCCAGTACTCAGTTTGAAAAATTCGGTGCAAGACAAGCATTTCCCTGTTTCGATGAGCCTGAATTTAAAGCTAATTTCACAGTGAATATTGAAAGGCCTAATGAATATCATACACGCAGCAATATGGCTCTTAAATCTTCCATTGCATCATT ATTGGAGAATTTCACATGGGATACCTATGAAGAAAGTGTACCAATGTCTTCCTACCTCGTAGCTTTTGTCGTGTCAGATTTTGTTAACATATCCAACGAACATGGCAATTTTAGTGTCTGGGCTCGTCCAAATGCCATTGAAGATGCacaaatttcattatattatgGTGAAAAGTCTCTGAGTTTTCTTGAAAATTACACTGGCATTGAATATCCACTTTCAAAGGTTGACATGGTAGCTATACCAGATTTTGCAGCTGGTGCCATGGAAAATTATGGTCTTGTTACGTTCCg ggAATATGGTTTGTTGGTCCAAGAGGATGTAACTTCATCATTGTACTTGAGATACATGGCCACAACAATTGCTCATGAACTTGTTCACTTTTGGTTTGGCGATTTGGTAACTTGTCAATGGTGGGATCGCCTTTGGCTGAACGAAGGTTTTGCTGAATACTTAGAATGGGTCGTAATTGACggg aTTACTCCTGAATGGAAAATAATGGATCAATTTGCTGTTTATGAATTACAAGTTGCATTAGCAAAAGATTCAGATGCAACAATGAGGccaatgaataatataatgcAAACACCATATGATTCTGGTGAAGGAAACAATGCAATTATTTATGGaaaag CTGCAAGTGTTATTCATATGATGCGTTGTGGATTTggagaaaaaattttccaaaaaggattaaatatttatctgagCAATAATCAATATGACACTGGAACATCAGAAAAATTATGGTCAGCTCTTCAAGAAAGTGCTGATTCTGTTGGTGGAATTTCTTCTGTCGATGAAGACGTTGAAGATTTGATGAACTCATGGGCAAGTCAACCTGGTTATCCACTTCTCAGTGTGTCAGTGACAGAAAAATCTATTGAACTTTCTcag gaACGTTTTTTGATTACTGGTAAAAATGAGTCGTTAGAAACTAAACCCTACTGGATACCAATATCATATGCAACAAAATCTGAACCAAATTTTAATCGTACATCTCCAGTATTTTGGTTTGGTAAACGAAATGAGTCATTTGACAATCCTGACATTGTACATGATGAATGGTACATTGTAAATGTCAAACAATCAGGTTTCTATCGAGTCAactataatttagaaaattgggaaaatttaattgaagcaTTAAAGCATGATAACTTTGATGGAATACATGAGATAAATCGTGCTCAAATTATTGATGATCTTTTAAATATGGCACAGGGTAAATGGGTATCATATGAATTGGCTTTAGATGCTAccaaatatttagaaaatgaaattgatcTATTACCATGGAGATCATTCTTCAATGGTGTTGCATATTTAATTGACAGATTTGAGGGACAAGCAATTGAgccaattttcaaaaattatattctaaaattaattgaaaatgtttataaagAAGTTGGCTTTGTTAGATCACCACTTGATAGTCATATGGATGGATTAAAAAGACAAGTAATATTATCATGGGCTTGTAAATTTGATCATATTCATTGTGTTGATCAATCAAGaagtttatttaatcaattgaaagaaaataaaacaaaaattgatcgTGATGCAAGACCAGCATTGTACTGCACTGCATTGAAGTATGGTGATTATAATGACTGGATATTTTTGTgggaagaatataaaaaatcaaatttagaatcagaaaaaattacaatattaaattcactaggatgttcaagaaataaaacagcaattgattattattttaatattcttttgtCACGTGATACTGCAATTAGAGATCAAAATGTTGATCTTATTATTTCGTCGGTATACAAAGCTGATGGTTTTGGTGTTAATATaacacttgaatatttaatgagtaattataaaaaattgtacgaTTATTATGGCAGTTGGAATGATGTAGCAAGTATATTTAACGGTGTTGCTGGTAAAATATCTACACAAattcaaattgataaattggaaaatttcATATTAGAAACACCAGGAATAATAGAAATATCtaaatcattaaattcttCATTGATGATTGCACGTGATAATTTAGAATGGTACAACAATCAttctacaattattttatcatggtTGAATGGACCAACTGAGCCAAAACCATCTGGCTCAAATTCCATCCATGTTACTGGACTATTTTTAACTGGAgtatcttttatatttttaatcatattaaatgtgactttttaa